The following nucleotide sequence is from Hylaeus volcanicus isolate JK05 chromosome 3, UHH_iyHylVolc1.0_haploid, whole genome shotgun sequence.
ttagATCTTTTCTTCGTTAGCGTTCCAGAGTCTATTCGTTTGAAGCATTAAAGTAACATTTGCTTTCtacaaaatgtttcgaaaacagaaaattatccATTAGGTCTCGATTAATCTACATCCACCGGGAGGTCCTCGTTAAAAGTCCCCGAGTGGGCTGAGTTTTCGACTTTTATTGAGGACTTCCTAAATATACTATCTTATATGTCTCAAATTGAATAATCTTAGTATATACATTTTGGAAACTTCACTGTAATGCTTCCAAATtaatgtgaaaatattattttcgtacaGCGTGGTGATTGAAGTCAACAATTTATTGACTCCCATCATATTCGTTCAACTCCTTACGAGTGGGATGGAGATTTGTTTGAGTGGTTTCGCAGTCACCGATAACAATGGTACACGCATCGATCAACTAAAATGTATATCGTATTTAATCTCGATGTGGATACAACTCGTACTTTGGTGTTGGACAGGCGAAATTCTCATTCAAGAGAGCCAGCAAATAGGCCATGTGATCTATTTCAACATATCATGGTACAGTTTATCGCCGTTTTATCGAAGGCAACtatgttttataattgttaGGGCGCAACAATACTGCAGCATCAAAGCGTTAACATTTCAAACGTTATCTATTCATACGTTAACAAGTGTGAGTATTCTCAACTATCATATAGTTACCAATTGTACTTGCACTGAACATAAAATCTATGAACAAATAGTTAACATATTCCACGGTAAACTAAATCAACTTGCCTGAAATTGAAAcacattcgttaaaaattgaaactctTTTCCAGGTATACCAAACAGCTGCCTCATATTTTACTCTGTTACGACAAATGCATCAAACGTGAACTTCAAAGAAATGATAAACATAATCTCTGTGATTCCACTCGCCTtagaaacaatatatatttatagaaatagttgaaaatatATCTTCGATGACGTAACATTTGCGTGTGTAATAAGTCAAAAATATCTGTGGTCTGTGCGTAATTGAAGAAGTATAGTTCAACTTCTTTTCATAACTAAATTTCTCCTGTATTGCAAGTACAACAGATGTTGCCTGTTAAATCAAGTCTAAAGATTCTTATTGATTACGGAATACCCAAAAACCGTATGTATTAACCAATTTGTTGTAGCTGAGCCGTATTCATGTATAAACATGACAAATTTgtctcgttattttgtaaaatatgaaaattcgaGCCATCTCCTTTCAATGGGAGCAATATTTAAAGCGTGCAATTAAATTGGAACAATGTTTTCCAAACTAGGAACGGTGAACTCCTATGGGTTAGCGAGTACGCAgatttctttcatatttatttatgtgtattatttaattaaatattactaaaaagTAGTGTGTAATTCAATTCAACTTTAGTGTACCGCCAAAAGTTTTTCTTCATTCAGAGGATATCCGataagtttgagaaacactgctgTAGAGAAATATGAATAAAGATCATctgattttaatcaaataatgttaattaattattcaagtaAGCTTCAGTTTCTTTCAATTtgcgaaatataatttgattgaatgatgtttatcttttattcattatatacGATTTGAATGCATATCAAATGTTTACCGCCAAATCTTTCCTCTTTCGCGCCTGCGTAGTGGCAGCGCTGATTTTTCCCTCATATACCGCACGAGAAACTGCTCTGTagttgaaatttgaatttggcaGACTTCGTGCCCGCGTAACGCGATgtggaattattattaagtgtATTGCAATTTATATCGTTTTTTGTAGAGAATATTGTTCGACAAACGTTTAACAGTGTtgtgaagtttcgttttgtgtGGTGTGTTTCATCGATGAAGAGAACGCGGTTTAATACAAAGGCAAAGTCGGGCAATGAAGGAATACCAGTAAAGGATACCAGTAAAGATGAAACAGGAATGGAATCGAAGGTTCGTTATAACCAcgaaatttcgtaaaaaatatatcaaataggTTACGTTATTTCTATGtacgtttcttttccattGCATATTCGAATACAAAATGCAATTGCTTCACTATTAATATCTGAACATTCAATCATCAGCATATTAACGctaatatactttattttatgataaataaagtatatatgtTTTTATCAGGACAATGAATATCATTTAGAGGTACAAGCTAAGAATTTacttaacgaaaaattaaataattcgttagcAATGTTACAAACTCAAAGTGAAGTTATCGATACTGCAAAGTCTTCTAGTACGTCATCTTCAGAAGATGTTAAGGCTTCTGACAAAAGTGGAGAAAGtaaacttaatttaaaaagctTGAAAGACAGTAAGTTAGTTTAATggtagaatattaaatatcaaatatgaTATTTAGTTTCTATATAATTCACTGATGTAGGGAATAAAAGAGTTAATGAGGAATTAAAACCAAATACACGTCCTGCAAAAAATAAACCTAGGGCTGTAGTAGATCTTGAAATGATGAAGGAAGAATTAAAACAGTTAGAAGATCCACCTTTAAGTACATGGGAAAAAGAGATATGTTCTAATAGGCTGCCATTCTCATTTTTTGATTCCCCTTGCGAGGACTTAGCTCAAAATTTATTAGGTAAATTGGTTAActacattttcttattttaccTTCTATATATGTGTTTGGATCAATATAGACAAATTGTTTGTCTATTTAGGGAAAGTACTAGTTCGTTACCTTGAGAATGGAACTATTTTAAAGGGCAGAATTGTTGAAACAGAAGGTTATTTAGGTGTGGTTGACAAAGCATCGCACACatatcagaataaaattactcCTCGTAATATACCAATGTATATGCCACCAGGGactatctatgtatatatgaCCTATGGCATGTATCATTGTTTCAATATATCTAGTCAAGGTGAGTGTAAGTTAATAAGAATAGTAGAATGAGTTTAGCCCCAAATGCCACAAACTAAAGTAGTTAACATGTTCACTGCCCAAAATCCATGTGTGGATCATAGCAGTTTAAActcaaataattatagtatagtatagtattatagtataaaattaaattagagtCAGGAGCATATGTGCAAATCAAGGCAGTGGAACCAATACTTGGTGTTGATTATATGGAATTGCTAAGAAATATGCGattagaagaaaacaaaaaagaaaaaaaaatcatggaaaatgttcaacgtATTAAACAATATGAACTTTGTAACACTCCATCCAAGATTTGTACAGCTTTTGTTATCGATGAAGATAGTttccatacaaaaaaaatttacgacTGCAATGATTTATGGGTAGAATGTGATCCTTACATAAAATCAACAACTATTGTAGCAGCACATCTTAATAATGATTTGAAACATAATGAACAAAAAGTGTGGAGATATTATGTATTAGGAAGTTCTAGTGTTACTCAGAGAAATATTGAATCCGAAGAACATGCTTATGATATCTAACAATTTGTATCATCTGTATCCCACATTCTTCCATATAGTAATCTCCTGGTGAGATTTTAGGTAAGGGGTGTGCTGTTTTAATAAGAGCTGTCGAACCCTTAGAAGGTATTGAATCCATGGCCAGTCAACGAACTTCAAAGGGAGCTAGTGTACCTAAACAACctatgaaaaatttgaaaacacaTGAATTGTGTAATGGTCCATCAAAGTTATGTATGGCTTTTCAACTCCATAAAAAGCATAGTAAATACTCCATGTGTTCTTGGAAAGGTTTGTGGATTGAAAATAGCAACACAGATGAgaagattaaaattgtaaagtgCCCTAGAATAGGCATAGACGGCTATGGAGTAGAGTGGTCAAATAAACCATTACggtattatatttatggtAACAAAGCCGTGAgtaaacgaaataaagaagTTGAATCATCATTgggattaaattaaattaatatattgcatGTGTTTATATTGCTATTTACGTGCGTGTAAAAGATTGTAAtgtctattttatattatattaaagttccttaaattttttttattcttgcatttataaattataatatatacaaaataaacagttttcatattcaaaatggcataatacaaatatttcttttattaagagcaataatttgtataaataagcATACTACACAAAGTAGACGAATATttactgaaataatttacaagcgaataacttattatttatgtcCATTCCTTCATTACTCTCTCGTAATCTTCTTCTTCGATAAATGGTTTATTTATAGATCtgcaatataatttttatttttttagtataACAGATCTCagaatagttatttatatgaaaaatgtaaactacGAAACAAGGGAACCACATGAGGTTTAATGAGTTGTCTCTTCAAATTACTCACTCTATCATAAGTTCTCcacaatataaacattcaGAGGCTACCAATTCGTCGATGTCGGCCTTGATTTGATCTTTTGTAGATAAAGATACAGATCCAACTGATGTAGTATCTTCCGGTCTGTTCGAAAGAGCGGTAAGTTGTCGCTGCAGATCAGCTAGCTTTGTTCTCTGATCCATTGCCAACATAGGTGTTAGTGCAGCTACAAGACAATCGCTATGAAATCTATGTCCACAAGGAAATACATAAAAAGGTCGTACTACTAATTGAAAATCACAGATCTTGCATGTGTCCTTTGCATGTATAAATGTACACCTGAAAGGAAAAAATAGTTACATCGCGGCATTGGATAAtctattattgttttttttttatccaccTTGTTCTAAACTCTTGTATATCCTTCCTAATAAGCTCAGCAGCTTTTGTTGCTTCTTGCATTTCTTCTTTGAGATCTTGAATATGTTGATTATATTCCTGTTAATTGcaattgaaatatatagtagtaattccataaatattcaacaaattaaTGGCATGTTacacataaaattatttcacctGTAACGAATTGCAAATAGCATCTTTAAAGTGATCTATAGTAACAAAGTCTGAAAAAAATGGTAGTATATCTTCTATCCTGACTATATCGCAAtcttgtaaaaatttcattgcttgctgtatatcatttttctctCGAACCACGTGTTCAGCTAAAAGTTGAATTAATAAGAATTAGACACCTCAAAGTTTCGAATTTATACTTGTATCAGTTACCTATTTTCAACCATAACTTTTTCCGTAATTCGTCATCGTGATCAGAAGGCATAGCAGCTATTTGTTTAGCAAGGTCAACACTGCTTGTCAAAGCTAAATCAACTGCTGTTGTCCAGAGTCCAAGTAAAGCAGACAATTGCACACATGCTTTGGTTAAACCAACTTCTTGGCATAATCGTAGCGCATAGTGCACATCATAATGTACCATATTTATATCTTGGCCTGAAATGACATCaaacatttcaataaaatatattttttttatatttcattccgAAAAGTTTACTATGAAAATCACCTTGAGAACTAATATAACGCATTACTTCGTCTTGTTTATAACGAGCGTATAAAGACAATAGGAAATTATGAATTGCCTGTTCCTGACAGCTTTGTTTATATACACAAAACTCTAGATATCTGATTACTTCCTTTGCCTATAATACCGaacgatatttttacttaCTATAAActgtacgaaaatgaaaatgtaaactaTAGGTATCTTACATGTTTTTCATCACTATTACAAGACACTAAAGCTGGAAGAAGTTTAGATGGCTTTAATAATGAACCTTGTGATATCAAAGCAGTCACTGTAGGGCGTGGTAATTCTTGTAAAAGAATACCAGAGAATTGATAAAAGAGATCTCTGTTACTTTGActttttaaaacttcaaaggcttctaaataattgtttttgtataaatgctGACGTATCACTTCTTCATAATTGCAATGCATTATAGTTAAACGTATAAGATTATCTTTATCGCCGTGACTTGCTATTAAATCGTATATAGTACTACGATTCCTTTTGATGCATtcctaaaatgaaaataattttttatatattcaagaaactacaaattttataaagcaatgtagtattttttaaattatacctCAACTTGTGGAATAGCAAGGAAACTatcaaattgtttttgtaattCTAAGTATCGGGAATCGTGTAAATACGATGTATTATTACTCCGTAATACACCCAtttgattcataaataattcgatCACCCATACAACAATCATGgttatttgtgttttatcTTGTGTTTTCAATCCTTCAAGTTTCTATGAATAAAAAGTTGTGTTggttgtttcaattaaatttcaaataatatcacAGAAGAATGTAATACCTTCTTAAGGAATGTTTTTAAAGCCTCTATTTGCCATTCCTGTAGaaacttcaaagaaatttcttcaaatgaTGAATGAGTATCAGCATAAGTGAGAGCACTCCTTTcatatctgaaaaataatgtGTACATAAGTCTATGATCATGTCTTAAATAGTAATACAGAAAGTTCGACatactctttatttttaaaaaacatttctgCTTGCTTTACAAGTACTTGATCTATGTGTGCTGGATTATCTTTACAATATTGTTTGGCAAGCTCAAATTCACCTTTATCAATGTAAATCTGCATAAGAATAACAACGcacgtaattattattataagtaagaaatatttcagtacACATATTAATTTACCTGCCAAACATTTCTGTCTTctctattaattttgtatttgaatacTGCGCGCTCGCTATATGCCCACACAGAACGAGTCACATAATCTGTAGTAATGTTCAGTAAGTTTCCAACAGcctatgaaaattaaaattgttctaataatataattaagatTCAAGATGACATTCatgttatattttgtattcgttataCATACGTCATTGTAAATATCTTCAAATATCAATTCTTGATTTAAAAGGGATATGCCTTTTACATGATCCGCGTAAAGTAACAATGCATGAAATTCtgttaaaacaaaagacaaTGGAGCAGTTGTTTCTTTTGAGATGTAGTTTCCCATGAGACTTACTTCAGGAGATCTTAACATTTGTCgatttattaacatatttttcgGGTCTACCTTTGAATTGACCTAAACAAAGTTAAATTCTTTTGCGTTATATTTTcgtgtatattaaatttgaataatttttacctGGGCATACAGGATACCAGTTTCTGTTAACCAACCAAATGACTTTGGTAATGCACCAAGTGCAggataataaaattgcattttagAGTAAGGCAAAGAACTTATTACGTCGGTAAAGCTTTCTGTAGAAATGTTActtctataattattgtagATACTGTTATCAATGCAAATGTATGTAACCAAAATTTACCTTCCACATTCAAATACTTATTGAAAACTTGTTGCAATAGAGGTTTTTCTTCTAGATTTTGTACTGATCCAATATATTGATAAATGCGAATAAGAGTAGtgacaataattatatatgtatcagTATTTGGTATTTTATGGAATTCTAAACCAGTAATTGGTGGATTGCTGTTTTTTCCTATATCGAATAcctataaagtatatataacaatgataaaaaaattgtcactttgtaatatttaatattatttatattgcaaTTGATTATGATTTTATGGTGTGAAAGCAACTATTGATAAACTAATATCATGAAAATGGACCATCagaatttataacaaaaaaatactataGGTGTTTTGCACATgcagaaattttgatttcaaacTCACCAATCCTTCTACCTCTTTAGCACCATAAAGAGGTAAGTAGTTAGGAAGCTtcggaaataattaataatggtaTAAGGGAAGAACCTCTATTAATATGGACTGAGAATGTATACTAATAATGATacacttaaaaattaattttacaattttgtttatacctGACGCCAATATTGCTCCAAACttgtattgaatattttatcaccATCTAAACCAATTTCTGTTTCGAAAATAAGACCTTTTGAAGTTCCCAAGAGAATTGGCCCTGTGGTAGTTTCAGAGGAATTTGCATAGTTCCACCCAACAGCAGTAATTTCATGTCCTTTGAATTTACCTGCCTAAATGAAAACatcttgaaaaatgtatactttCATTAAAGTAATACATCCATATAAAGTatctcaaaattttataatatttaatatagtaCACTTGCTGTGTTTATTCATCTCATGTAcctgttttaattttgttgtctttttatgtaaataaaataactcaGGTGGTGGGTTATCTTGTGATTTTGGAGtcaaagtaattaataaatgattaccCAAAGGATCAAGAAACATCCCTGACATTTTCATGTTTAGTGCATATTTAGATATATCAATCTCtaaaatgaatatacattGTTATAAGCTTATACACTATTAAAACACTATTCAAAATTTCTACCTTCTGGTGTATCTGGATGTTTCATATCAATGCGTAGGAGAATATTATTGGCCATAGcaataacaattatattattattaacaacaaGATGTACAATTTCATCAGGtggtaaaaaattaactttcttttttataaaaattggcTCATCatcttgtaatttcatttggaTAAATCCTGCTGTACtctaaaaatgcaataaaatattcatcctGTAATACTTATCCTtaatagaaatgaaacaagaatataagaaCACAacatgttttctttaaattttttatgaactTGTTATAATATAGTCTTTCAAACTTGATCTATGTATAAAAGAACTTACAATATCGGGACGAATTGGTGGTGCTTGCATTTGTTTTGACCGTTGAGAGGCTTGTTCATATTGGTCAAACATTGATGTCATAttgttgatttatttaaaactgatCACTTTCCacaataagaaataaataaactctaTGTATACTTTACAGTTTACACACAAAGTAGGAATTTCAATATACTTTTACTTATACATTAAAGAAActgtacaataattttaattgcatttaatttttcattccataGTAAACATGACTCATTAATGAACTTTTATCAATTGGAAACGTacacgaaaagaaattttatacgaaataaataaccTTAATTTTTGCATGATACATTgtcaatattatttgaaaccaGAAATCACACATACATCATTagcaatttataaaacattgttTCTATAGAGCtgtataaatttacaatacgctcttatattattaaatgagtTGTCAATGGGGTGTAGAAAGATGGAACTAGTACTCAAGATTAAAGGGACTCTATATAAACATGGGCGTTCAGGACCGTGCAAGGACGTGCTTGATTCTGAAATGTGATTGGTTTGTGTTGACAAATGTCATTATATAGTTTTCCGACTTAACCTAACTTTACAGGAATCAGCAATAACAACATAGGAGatacaacattatttttatgtggTTACTAGCTTCGTCGTAGTATTTTACTACACCCATTCAACTTATGATAGAGTGAGTTTCTTTCATACACTTCATTCAATAAGAAATGGGACTCCAGTAACGTAGTCACAGAcggaaaatttcaataaaaaataaataaaatccagaaattttgtatgtgttacaaaaatattattattgtacaaatacacgacgtaaaaatgtaagaaacaTATTATACGCGTATCATGTGTTATTCACAGCCACGTGGTTTTGTTTTGATCCACTTCAGCTTATGGacttttcataatttatacacGAAGTACGAGTCTATAGGACTTTTATAGACatgtgtatttaattaatatagtgCAAATAAAATCACATGACTGTCAAAGAATTTCATTGGTTTGTTTATTGCGAGTCTAGTCAGGAGAGTATTGTCAAATAGTGCTCCAAATAGAAAATTGCACTTCATTATAGACGAGGAATCTTTGTTCGcaactatttatatattgaaGAATCCTGAGAGAAATTTCATCATACGAAGtgtaattgataaaataacaGGCATCTTAATCAATGTTTAAAGCGATAGCATTGATAAGGAAAAGTAAGTGACACTTCGTACAGTTTTACTGTcgtatgtttattttgttttattattgtattaaatgtCAAACATGTAGGTTAtgttttgatttattattttagtgaACAATACACCGAAATTCGATTATTACTatcaatacaatacaataaaatagttaAGTAGAGCAATTTCGCATATAATCTAGTAGTATTATGATTTCACATCacttatattagcatatatattcgtatataaataattgtataataaatttttaaaaacgtcacatttttcttactattccattacattattatattattttgggATTATATAGTATTTAACTTTACAGACATAGGATGTATTCATCTGCCCTCAGTCAGCTATAGgaacacttttatttctttacaaaatatgAGTActgtaatacaaaataatccaATAGAACTTTCAATTAGGAAGAAGTTAACAGATTCTTTAAATCCATCTtatgttgaaataattaatgaatctTATATGCATAATGTTCCTAAAGGATCTGAAACACATTTCAAAGTAATTGTTGTGTCTGATGTGTTCAAAGATAAACCACTTCTCAAGGTAATAATCTGAATgttcattcataaaattcgTGAAGTAATtagtgtaataaaattttgagatcatattcatattcacaTAAATGAGTTTAAACCTTATATTTAAGTCACACAGAGCTATTCACATTTAGatcttgatttttaatttgattttgaacaaatttgagATTTCCATTTAATTCGAGTTTTATCTTGTCTCGTAATTCcggaatttcaattttcgagaCTTCgtgcagttttatttttcttacccTAAATCCTGTGTGCAGCAACAAATTTACACATTCACGTGTACATTCGCGCATACGCACAACTTACCGAAGTAGAAAGTTTCCTTAGCGGTTCTTCTTACGAGTATCAGATActacgtaaatatttaaaaaaacataagaaaataaatatacacaaaatattgatcgatttttcatgtgtgtttgttgttttttaaCAAGTGTACATATGGTGCTCCATAAGATTGCCTAGACCTCCCCTTTTGTTAATGGCTCTTCCATagataaattcaataaaatagtatttactATATGttagtgtttttcgttaaaaaaaacatgaaagtttatgtaaaatatgtaatttcatttgtttagcgccatcaaataataaataagttattGGAAGCAGAGTTAGAAGGTGGGGTGCATGCATTATCAATAGTAGTAAGTAccagaaatattttcgaatagAGCCTAGgttatagtataatatagtctaaaaatatatttgttgtaccattttctttgttaaagGCAAAAACAGCTGAGCAATGGGAAGACAACAGTAAAATAACTCCAAGTCCAGCTTGTAGGGGTGGTTTCGgaaaataattgcttaaaCTCTAATAGTGAAATTATGTTCATGCTCAAATAATGTGTAACactctaaattaaatatattcttcaatAGCAAATTGAcgaattcaaattaatgtgtattgtaaaagatatttaatcaaaatcgaattaaaaataaaaaagaaataaaaagtacattAATGTCATAAAGCAAAAGTATCCAGTCTTAACTTTCCCTCGTTTTCCGTGAAATAAAGCATATCGGCCATAGATTGTTCTGCGATCGCTTCTTCTGCTCTATCGTGCATCTGTAATGTATGTAACGTTTATAAGTATACTTGTACCTTTTAAATCGTTTACATTGTGTTTCCTTATTTTAACATCCTACATACCCCTCTAAAAGTGATATCAGTTGGAGGACATTTAAAATTCGGTCCAAAGTTTACAGAAACAGTAGCACTTTTATGAATGGATATTGTAGGATAATAGGCGCCTTTGTTGATATCGATAAATGCTTCCCCTTGATTTAcaccatttttataaaacgtaATTTTACTGCCGTCTAGAGGTTTTAAAGCCTTAAGTGCTTCAGGTACTTGATCCTTCTCCTCGTAATAAAGATGACTTTTGAACTTTACTAAAGGctgatttataaatttgtattagaCTCTGAAGTAATAAAGTACAGTAAACATATATATCTTTCACTCACTCGATCTTTATATGTGTTTGGCAAATGGGAAGCATCGTGCGTATCGGGTAAAGTTATCACAAATCCCAAAGTATCACCTTCTCCATAACTGTTACTGTAATGTTTGCCTCTACTTTCATGAAACCGTGTACCTTTTCTATTAACAAATATACGTGGtgatgtttttatataaatacttttcaGTACTTACATTcctattaatgtatttaattatacctaGATCTCCACGAATATCCAAATTTATCATAGCCAAGTGGAGCTTGTAAATTAGCATATTCTTGACCCCATCCTAGCCTAGTAGCAGAACCTTCAGGCATTTCTTCGATAGTTGCTTCCCAGTACCATGTTCCTCTACATACatctaaaaatgttaatatcaGTCATGTagtatgtagtgtataaaacataaaaatttatttcgattcgattcacgtttattgaaatagaagaaaaacatATAGCCGGATTATATTTCTGACATACTATGTGTAGCTCTGACCATGCAATAGCCTTTTTCGCCGGTAACTGCCAGTCTATCTTCGGAAACTCTGAGCTGTGGAGCTCGATCGTGTAGCGCCAGTAAAACTGTACTTGGACTTAAACCTCTGTACAACCATCCAGGAATAGGTTTTCCAGCCCAATCACTGCTCTCATCAAATTCCTATACAATAATATCGACTCTAATAGTAGTATGATAAAGTATTGTACTTGATAAAATAagatatgataaataaaaaaaccatTACTTAACATACTTGTCTAAATGGTGCATGAGGATCAGGTTCAGCAAGAATATATCTGTATCCATCTTTGTTAAAAGGATGTTCAAGAGGGTATCCATGAGCAGGTAGCTTAGGAGCTGCCATATCAGAACCTCTGCCTTTTTTACCAGGTCCTGTACCTGTTCCTTCTCCAGGAAACTTACGTTTTGCATTACGACCGCGAAGTCCTCCAAGTGGCACTAAATTTTCCATAATAGTACTTATTAAGCTAACCACGCAATTAGTTTTAAAACGTTATTAtcgaaaatatgtattaatgcAAGAgcaaaatgaaacaaattcgtATCCAATTCTAATTGCAAAGATTTTTGTGTGTACTAtactaataattgtttatagcAATTACTATTTTAAGCCATGTTTTGATGTTGAATCTCACTACAATCTACTGAAAAGTACAGCTTATTTGTCTTATGGACATTGTGATCAAGCAGAATGAAGTATGATATCACTGTACTGATTAATATCCGGATAAGATAAGAGTCaactga
It contains:
- the LOC128874380 gene encoding putative 3-methyladenine DNA glycosylase isoform X1; translated protein: MKRTRFNTKAKSGNEGIPVKDTSKDETGMESKDNEYHLEVQAKNLLNEKLNNSLAMLQTQSEVIDTAKSSSTSSSEDVKASDKSGESKLNLKSLKDRNKRVNEELKPNTRPAKNKPRAVVDLEMMKEELKQLEDPPLSTWEKEICSNRLPFSFFDSPCEDLAQNLLGKVLVRYLENGTILKGRIVETEGYLGVVDKASHTYQNKITPRNIPMYMPPGTIYVYMTYGMYHCFNISSQGKGCAVLIRAVEPLEGIESMASQRTSKGASVPKQPMKNLKTHELCNGPSKLCMAFQLHKKHSKYSMCSWKGLWIENSNTDEKIKIVKCPRIGIDGYGVEWSNKPLRYYIYGNKAVSKRNKEVESSLGLN
- the LOC128874380 gene encoding putative 3-methyladenine DNA glycosylase isoform X2; this encodes MKRTRFNTKAKSGNEGIPVKDTSKDETGMESKDNEYHLEVQAKNLLNEKLNNSLAMLQTQSEVIDTAKSSSTSSSEDVKASDKSGESKLNLKSLKDRNKRVNEELKPNTRPAKNKPRAVVDLEMMKEELKQLEDPPLSTWEKEICSNRLPFSFFDSPCEDLAQNLLGKVLVRYLENGTILKGRIVETEGYLGVVDKASHTYQNKITPRNIPMYMPPGTIYVYMTYGMYHCFNISSQEGIESMASQRTSKGASVPKQPMKNLKTHELCNGPSKLCMAFQLHKKHSKYSMCSWKGLWIENSNTDEKIKIVKCPRIGIDGYGVEWSNKPLRYYIYGNKAVSKRNKEVESSLGLN